A single Suricata suricatta isolate VVHF042 chromosome 2, meerkat_22Aug2017_6uvM2_HiC, whole genome shotgun sequence DNA region contains:
- the TOMM7 gene encoding mitochondrial import receptor subunit TOM7 homolog — translation MVKLSKEAKQRLQQLFKGGQFAIRWGFIPLVIYLGFKRGADPGMPEPTVLSLLWG, via the exons ATGGTGAAGCTAAGCAAAGAGGCCAAGCAGAGGCTGCAGCAGCTCTTTAAGGGTGGCCAGTTTGCCATCCGCTGGGGCTTTATTCCTCTCGTGATTTACCTGG GATTCAAGAGGGGTGCAGATCCAGGAATGCCTGAACCAACTGTTTTGAG